The Bifidobacterium animalis subsp. animalis ATCC 25527 genome has a segment encoding these proteins:
- the rplU gene encoding 50S ribosomal protein L21 — MYAIVKAGGHQEKVEVGDTILVNRLDAKNGETVEFPVALVVDGEKVIIAAADLAKISVKAEVVNDDAKGPKIRIQKFKNKTGVARRKGHRQKLTQLKITAIA; from the coding sequence ATGTACGCAATTGTGAAGGCCGGTGGCCATCAGGAAAAGGTCGAGGTTGGCGACACCATCCTCGTGAACCGTCTCGACGCCAAGAATGGCGAAACCGTGGAGTTCCCGGTTGCGCTCGTGGTCGACGGCGAAAAGGTCATCATCGCCGCTGCCGATCTGGCGAAGATCTCCGTCAAGGCCGAAGTCGTGAACGACGACGCCAAGGGCCCGAAGATCCGCATCCAGAAGTTCAAGAACAAGACCGGCGTTGCCCGCCGCAAGGGCCATCGCCAGAAGCTGACCCAGCTCAAGATCACGGCGATCGCCTGA
- the obgE gene encoding GTPase ObgE, whose translation MSDFVDRVTVHVKGGDGGNGSAGIRREKYKPLAGPNGGNGGKGGSVILKADQNATSLLDFRFMPHRTADSGTMGLGDTKDGSNGADLVLPVPVGTVVFEARGAQGSPKKPGAVLADLRHAGDTYVAAAGGAGGLGNAALANKTRRAPGFALLGEPGDERDIILELKSIADVALVGFPSAGKSSLIAAMSAAKPKIADYPFTTLVPNLGVVQAGDMRYTIADVPGLIPGASQGKGLGLTFLRHIERTEIIAHVIDCATIDPDRDPLSDYYALEKELGEYADDLDLPLGAIPIPERPRVIILNKIDVPDAKELADFVRPEFEKLDLPVYEISTASHAGLKELNFALAKLVKEMRAQIAEREESVDEERVVIKPLEEPGTQRRNGRNAQVREFEIEREDDGHGNFWFTVTGVKPERWVRQTNFDNDEAVGYLADRLAKLGVEDSLRKHGAHAGDEVRIGRGERAIAFDWDPTIAAGAEMLDGTQLGSRGKDLRLEEEDGRKRRRTNSERRREYHEMMDARAAVRAAMQAERAAGHWADPSIDDDRHDEQSLFGRGEVEEYEDEPGADGSRQLD comes from the coding sequence ATGAGTGATTTTGTGGATAGAGTGACCGTACATGTAAAAGGCGGCGACGGTGGCAATGGGTCGGCCGGCATCCGCCGCGAGAAATACAAGCCGTTGGCAGGGCCGAACGGCGGCAATGGTGGCAAGGGTGGTTCGGTAATCCTCAAAGCCGACCAGAATGCCACGTCGCTGCTCGACTTCCGCTTCATGCCGCATCGCACGGCGGATTCCGGCACCATGGGCCTGGGCGACACGAAAGACGGCTCGAATGGTGCGGATCTCGTGCTGCCGGTTCCCGTGGGCACTGTGGTGTTCGAGGCGCGCGGCGCGCAGGGTTCCCCCAAGAAGCCGGGTGCGGTGCTCGCCGATCTGCGTCATGCCGGCGACACGTACGTCGCGGCAGCAGGTGGCGCGGGCGGCCTGGGCAATGCGGCGCTGGCGAACAAGACACGCCGTGCACCCGGGTTTGCGCTGCTCGGCGAACCGGGCGACGAACGCGACATCATTCTCGAGCTCAAGTCAATCGCAGACGTCGCGCTCGTGGGCTTCCCCTCGGCGGGCAAGTCGTCGCTCATCGCCGCGATGAGTGCGGCCAAGCCGAAGATCGCGGACTACCCGTTCACCACGCTCGTGCCGAATCTGGGCGTCGTGCAGGCCGGCGACATGCGCTATACCATCGCCGACGTTCCCGGGCTCATTCCGGGGGCCTCGCAGGGCAAGGGCCTGGGACTGACGTTCCTGCGGCATATCGAACGCACCGAGATCATTGCGCATGTGATCGACTGCGCGACGATCGATCCGGATCGCGACCCGCTCTCGGACTACTACGCGCTCGAAAAGGAGCTCGGCGAATACGCGGACGACCTCGATCTGCCGCTCGGCGCGATTCCGATTCCCGAACGCCCGCGCGTGATTATCCTCAACAAGATCGACGTGCCCGACGCCAAGGAGCTCGCCGATTTCGTACGGCCGGAATTCGAGAAGCTCGATCTGCCGGTCTATGAGATCTCCACGGCCTCGCATGCCGGTTTGAAGGAGCTCAACTTCGCGTTGGCCAAGCTCGTGAAGGAGATGCGCGCGCAGATTGCCGAGCGCGAGGAGAGCGTCGATGAGGAGCGCGTGGTGATCAAGCCGCTCGAGGAACCGGGCACGCAGCGCCGCAATGGGCGCAATGCGCAGGTGCGCGAATTCGAGATCGAACGCGAAGACGATGGCCATGGCAACTTCTGGTTCACCGTGACCGGCGTGAAACCCGAACGCTGGGTGAGGCAGACGAACTTCGACAACGACGAGGCTGTGGGGTACCTGGCCGACCGTCTCGCCAAGCTCGGTGTGGAGGACTCGCTGCGCAAGCACGGCGCCCATGCCGGCGACGAGGTGCGCATCGGTCGCGGGGAGCGTGCCATCGCCTTCGACTGGGATCCGACGATTGCCGCCGGAGCCGAGATGCTCGACGGCACCCAGCTCGGCTCCCGTGGCAAGGACCTGCGTTTGGAGGAGGAGGACGGTCGCAAACGCCGCCGCACCAACTCCGAGCGCCGCCGCGAATACCATGAGATGATGGATGCTCGCGCCGCCGTGCGCGCCGCCATGCAGGCCGAGCGCGCCGCAGGGCATTGGGCGGA
- the rpmA gene encoding 50S ribosomal protein L27, with amino-acid sequence MAHKKGASSSRNGRDSNPQYLGVKKFGGEAVVAGNIIVRQRGTKFHAGKNVGVGKDHTLFALADGNVQFGVRRDRKVVDVVTE; translated from the coding sequence ATGGCACATAAGAAGGGCGCGTCCAGCTCGCGTAACGGTCGCGATTCGAATCCTCAATACCTCGGCGTGAAGAAGTTCGGCGGCGAAGCGGTTGTCGCCGGCAACATCATCGTTCGCCAGCGCGGCACCAAGTTCCACGCCGGCAAGAACGTGGGCGTCGGCAAGGACCACACGCTGTTCGCTCTGGCTGACGGCAACGTGCAGTTCGGCGTGCGTCGTGACCGCAAGGTCGTCGACGTCGTCACCGAGTGA